The following is a genomic window from Sphingobacterium spiritivorum.
AAATTGCTTGACCAATGCATCAGCAGAGGCATCAAACTTTTCTTTGTCTTCCGCAGTCCACCAGTTATTGAGATTACCGTTACCATCATATTGTGCGCCTGAATCATCAAATCCGTGAGACAATTCATGACCTATAACAGCACCTATTCCGCCAAAGTTAATGGCTGCGTCAGCTCTGTAATCATAGAATGGTGGCTGAAGGATCGCAGCAGGGAATACAATCTCGTTAAACAAAGGACTGTAGTATGCATTGACCGTCTGAGGAGTCATGCTCCACTCCGATTTATCCACAGGCTTACCTTGTTTTGCACGATTCTCTTCAAAAGCCCATTTGTTGACATGCGATGCATTTTCAAACAGCGAGGTCCCAATAGATAATTTTGAATAGTCCTTCCATTTGTTTGGATATCCGATCTTCACATTAAATTTAGAAAGTTTCTCTAACGCTTTTTCTTTTGTAGCAGGAGACATCCATGTCAGATTTTTGATGTGTACTTCAAAAGATTTCAGCAGGTACTGTACCATTTCTTCAGCAGCAGTTTTGGCCTGAGGAGGAAAATTATCTTTAACATATACTTTTCCTAACAGATCCCCTACCCTGGCATTCACAAATGCTAATCCTCTTTTGTCTAAAGCACGCTGTTCCTGCTGCCCGTTTAATTTCTTACCCCAGAAATTGAAAGATAACTGATCCAGATCTGCTGTCAATAAACCGGCCGCATTATTCATAACATGAAAACGAAGGACTTCTTTGATCTGAGCAAGATTTTCAGGTTTCAGGATCTGATCCAGTTCCTGATAGTATTTCAATTCGGATATGATAACCGTATCAGCTTTGAATCCTAACTCTGAGATGTATTTGGCGATATCAATATTCTTCACCATTTTATTCAGATCTTTTACCGCAACAGGGTTATAGCGTTTTTGCGCATCACGGGATTCTTCGATAGTTTTTAAACGGGAAGCAATCTCTTTCTCAAAAGCAACTACTTTAGGTCCTTTAAGATCTTTTGTACGTTGTCCGACAGCAGTGTTTAAAGCGGAAATATATTCGGAATAATCGGCTAGTGTTTGTTTATTCTTTTCATCTACTTTCTGATAATAAGAACGTCCAAGCCCCAGATTTGCTGCTCCCAGATAGATCGCATTCATACTGCTGTTTTTCATATGTGCATAGACGCTTGCTCCAAAAAACGGATTGCCTCCTTCAGGCGCAACCTCTAACAGATATTTGTACAGATCATTGAAGTTTTTAATGGCATCGATCTTAGCCAGATAAGGTTTGATCGGCTCAATCCCTTTTGCATTACGTGTATCGAAGTCTACATACGAACGGTAGAGATCAGCAATTTTTTGTCCGTCTGAGCCTTTTTCAAATTTTTGAGTCAGCGATTCTTTAAGAATTTTTAAGGTTGCTTCATCTGTGTTTTCACGCAATTCTTCGAATGAACCCCATCTTGCTTTATCAGCAGGAATTTTTACGGTTTTCATCCAGTTACCATTTACATAACTGTAAAAATCATCCTGAGGACGGACGCTTTTATCCATAAAATCAGGATTGATCGCTTTTGCGGATTGTGCAAATGTACTCCCCGTTCCCATGAGCAAAACTGCCATAGCTACATACTTTTTCATACAACTGTAATTTGTTTTAATTGTTATATCAACTATCCGTCAAACATCGTTTGCAAATCGCTGAGAGACAAACTTAATAAAAGTTTAATACAATAAAAGGTAACGATTTTATATTTTTTGTATGCCGGATCACTTAATATTCACCGATATACTTTATTTTAGTTGCATATGAAAATCGAAATCGATGGAATCTGGTATGAGTGGGTGCCTTCTGTCCGTGATACCTTTAAGGTACTGGAGCAGGATGGTACATTTGTACGCCTGCAGGTACCAGCCTACGCCGATGAAGCATTCGTAAAAAGCTATATCAGGACACATCGAGCGGTACTTTTGAAAGATCTGAAATCCAATGCTACAGACACTATTGAGCCTATAGAAATATTTGGTATCCCTCATTTTGTACATCATCAGGAAAATTGTACACAACCTTATATCAAAGGATTTCGCATTTATCTCAACACCAATGACAGGCAATGGAATGACCGGTCAATCAACAGCTTAAAGAAGACCCTTTTACTTCAATTGATTATACAATTAGTCGGGCATTGGGAAGAACAACTTGATTTATTAGCCGGCGAAATTGTGATACGTAAGTTACGCAGCAACTGGTATAATACGGATAAACAGAACTGTAACCTGACTTTTGATACAGCACTGACAGATCAGCCGGCAGATTATATTACGTATATTGTGATCAGAGCATTATTGTCACTGCAGATAAACTCTAAAAAAGAGCAGGAACATCAATTGGATCATCTGCTGCAGGGATGGCAGGAAAAAGAAGAAGCATTAGCATATGAGCGGACAAAATTTAGAGATAAAGATTACGATCAGCAATAACGAACTGCGAAGCATACAGGAGGATCCGCAGCAATTGATCACTCATATATCTTCAGAGAATTGGGAAGCACTAAAGTCAGGAATAGTGGATCAGTTAGCCGATCGTGATGGCGCACCACAACTGGATCAGATCCGTATACAGAACTTCCGATGGGATGAGAATAGCCGTAAGGGATCATTCCGGATGCAGTTTCTGATCAATCGCCATTTTTGTTGCAGCGATACGGAAGCATGTGCTATGGATTATGTAGACTGGAATTTTGTATACAATGCCGGTCTGTTATCTGCTGACGCAAATTATGTTAACTGGACATTAGATAATTGATCATGCAGAAAACCCCGCAGCGATATCGTGTAAATACATCTTCCTTTCAACATTATTGGACAAAGGGGGCCGGAATTGCGCTGTTACATAAATTGGGATACACTCCGGCGCTGGAAAAGGCTGATCAATATATCCCCCTACTCTTCCAAACGGATGAAAGCTGTGATTACCTTGTCAAACAGCTCCATAAGCATGAAGGCTTTAAAAATGGGAATGAAGAGGTGCTTCGTTTTTTGAAAGAAGGACAGCATTATTCCGGCACATATGCTCCCGTTTTGAAATCATTTTTTGATTCCTTTAAACGACGCCCGGATTGGGTCAATGAAGATTTACTCAACGTTGGGACCGAACTCAGCAGGCGTCCCGGGATCAGTGCGCTTATTGTCCTCCGGGATTATTGCCTTATGGGTGGTTATGAATCTTCAGCTATTAACAAACCGCTTATTTATACAGGTGCACTCAAAAAAGGGGCTGTAAAGCGATTGACAGATACGGTGACTTTCTGGGTCAATATTACCAGAGCAGGTGCTTTTGATGCTGACGGGGAAGGTTTTCAAAATGTTATCCTGACCCGTATTATTCACTCTTTCTCCAGAGTCAATATTCTGCGTTCTACCGATTGGAATGCAGACAAGTGGGGACAGCCTGTCAACACATGGGATTTATTAGCTACCAATTTGGGATTTTCGCTGGTCTTTATCGTTGGCTTACGCCGAATGGGATATGCTCCGACAGCACATGAAGTGAAGGGATTATTTCACTTCTGGAAGTATGTTGGTTACCTTATAGGTATTCCGACAAATCTTTTGCCGGATACTGAAGAACAAGCTATAGAAGCACTTTATTATTGGACTATGACACAGGCAGACGGAGATGAAGATTCAAAAGCACTTGCCATGGCACTGAAGGAAGAACCCGTAAAAGCTTTCTTTCCTCCCTCCCGTACAGGACGTATGATGATGAAAGAAATACATCTTTACTACAATAACTTCTTACTCGGAAATTACTCCTGCAGACTTCTGGGTCTGCGCAACACGGTATTCGGTAAGATCGCATATCTTAATATCCTGAAAAACGAAAGAGAAGAAAAGAAGATATACTTACCCGGCTACAGAGAGCAAATGATCCGCAAAGGAGGTGAAGAACAGGATAAGGTAAAACAAATCTATCTTAAATATAACAACGGGTAGTGATCTATTGGATTCACTACCCGTTTGCCAATTATTCTATTTCCCTTTCATAATCAAGGCTTCGTGTGCGCTGCCACGCATCCACAATAACCAATTGACACAGGATACAGCACATATATTCAGAATCCCGAAATATACTATCCAGATCTGAAATCCGAAAAAGTAAAACATGGGTATCCAGTATCCGAATACACTCCAATAGGATGCCATACAGATCTGACATTGAATAACGGGTTTACGAAAGTATTTATTCACTACATATTCTTCATCGGTTTTGTAGCAGCGAGTGACTCCCTTATCATCGGTCTCCATGCTGATCTTTTCATCGATCTCTTTCAGCACCTGTCTGATCCGCTCCCCTGGTTCCGGGGAACTGTTGTCATAGATCAGACCATTTCCTGAATTTACCAGTGTATCGTTTTTGAGCTTTTGCTGCAGTTTCTCAAATAATATATCCCATTGTTCTCCGCTGTAATATACCTTTACATGTCGTACACGGCTCAGGTATTTAAACAAAGGATATAAGATCATTTCACTGTCTTTATCCCTTCCGTCAGGAAGAACTTCCGTCCCTCCTTTTGCAGCTATGCGTACACCCAGTATAAATAATGATTGCAGAATAACATAGCCTAATGCTGCAAATACCAAAAAGAAAAGTTCATGTACTTGTATCTCCATAACAGATCTCCTTATTTTAAAAAATGTTCTTTATTCAACAATACAAAATTCAGGATATCAGTCAATTGTTAAAAGAGACACAGCACTGAAGAAATGGTACAAAGCACAGATTTTAGATTGCCTGTGTATACTGCTGCCGAAACTGTGCAGGTGTCATTCCGGTATGCTTTCTGAAAAAACGACCGAAATAAGACTGATCTGAAAACCGGAGACGGGTAGCGATCTGTGCGATAGTATCATCGGATTGTACCAGATGTGATTTGGCTTCGGCCAGCAAATGCTGATAGATAAAATTACTTGCGGATTGCCCGGTGATCGCTCTCACCATATCATTGAGATAATGCGGGTGTACAAAAAGCAGATCTGCATAATCGGACACCTGTCTGCAAGTCAGGAAATGAGCATGCACAAGCCGTTTGAATTTACTTACCAGCTGCTCCTGCCTAGAATGCGTGATTGTTTCAGCAGATAGTTGAATATACATACGTCCGACCTCCAGCAAGAGCGCATTGAGATAAAGCCTCGTAAGCAGATCATCGTTATAATTTTGCCGGTTTGTGTACTCCTGTTTCAGCTTATCAAACAGAGGTATAAGTTGCGCCATTTCTTTCTCTTCAAGACAGACAAAAGGATCATTATCGGGAATAAAAAAGGGATATTCCATCAGTTTAATCTGGTTTTTCAGGCACAATAAAAAGTATTCCGAATCAAAACTACAATGATATCCTTCAATATCCGCAGACCAGTGCTGTATTTTATGTAAGGTATTTTCGGGGATAAAATATAAGGTCCCTGCTTCAAAAGTATAGGTCTGATATCCGATAGTTTCTTTAGCTCTCCCTTTTGTAATTAAGATCATGCTGTAAAAACCTTTTCTTGTACTGTGAAATGGAGTATTCCGCTGACAGGATTTGATCATTTCCAACGGTACAATGGAAAGAAAATTTTGAAAGACTGTATGTTTTACTGATCCGCAAACTTCGCATACATCTACACTGTTATTTTTAAATTGATGTGCTGTAGCAAAGTTCTCCCCATCAGCATTTTTATTTTTTTGTATTACCTCCATGTCTGCATCCGTTAAATAACATACAAAAATAACATTCCCGTTTATTAAAAGCAACTTTGTTGCTTTTAATAAACGGGAATGTATCAGTCTTGACATCTTACAGACTATCGAGGCCTGTCCATTCTATGCGATATTCAGGAAAACAGAGTCTGTCAAGCCCCAATGCACTTTTATACATAAAAATTATCTCACACAGATTGAGCACATTAGTATTAAAAGCAATATATTTTTGATAAATAAATTTTGCAATTCCGTTTTTCTCTCTATATTTGCATCACCAAAACGGAAAGAGCTACTGCTCGGAACGTAACAAGCGAAAGTAGCTCAGTTGGTAGAGCACAACCTTGCCAAGGTTGGGGTCGCGAGTTCGAATCTCGTCTTTCGCTCCACAATATCACCTGCCTAGGTGGTGGAACTGGTAGACACGCAGGACTTAAAATCCTGTTCCCGTTAAGGGAGTGCGGGTTCGATTCCCGCCCTAGGTACAGCTAAAACCGCTTCAAATAAATTTGAAAGCGGTTTTTCTGTTTTACAACCAAAAGCAGCACATTCCTATAGAAGTTGAATCATACTGATCAAGCGCAAAAGTTGTGGAGTAGATAAAAATTAAACAGATATTTTATTTAGATGCGCGATTCATTCAAAGGCCTGTTGCCACTAATTATTCCAGAAGGAGTTGCAGATTATTTTGAAATGACCCATTATTCCAAAGATTCCGGTAGCTCAGGTATATTGCTTTTGAAAAAAAGTATAGTCCAATAAGCAAAAACGCTATAAAACCTCCTTTTCGAACCGGTATAAATCTATCAAAGGATAAAGTTGAACTTGACACACTGTATTAATGGAAACATACAAGAGTTCTCAATTTACTAATTGCAGAATTACTGATCCTGAAGTAATGTCGTGATCGGCCATAGAGATTACGAATCATTCCAGACGTATAAAAGAGAGCTGATTGTTGACTCTAGCTCTATGAAAGGAAAAACAATTAGTTTTTAATTCTTTCTAATGTACGGTTTCCCGTAATTAAGATTAGAAGGTGAAATGTAATTTTAAAAATACAACCTCAGGTTGTAGGATGTATAAACAATCTTTATCTATTTCACTTACACAAAAACTATCTTAAATTATGAGAATTATTGCAGTAATTTTCGCAACATTCATCTTATATGGATGTTCCAAAACGATGGAGTCGGGACTAAATGAGGTGCCCATAAGTCAAAGGGGATTCAATTTACAAACTCTTAAAAGCTTTTCAAAACAGCGTGGTCTTTTTGAAAAAGGCAGAGGCTTACAAAAACTCGCTTCCCTTTCCCCGGATAATACAGTCCGGAATTTTAACGATCTGCTATTATGGGATTATGCTATTAAGGAAGTTAATACCACAACAGATGACTATTCCTACCTGGTTCCCGTACAAGGCATCCAGGTAAACTCTGATATCGGAGAAGGTATTGCCAAAAAGGGTTACCGAATTATTAACTTCTACACAGACAAGACTAAAGACAAAGTATACCTACGGATCAGAGATTACAGACCCAGCAGTGCTTTTATAGACAGTCTATCAATTGCTAAACAAATTCCTTTAGTAAACAATGATTATAAGGAATACAAGGATCTGCTTGCAGGAGAGGAATTCACCGGGCACATTATGGTATATAACCTTAATGGAAGTCCTTTTAAGCTTGTTCAGGCAAAAGAAGGTAAGGTGATAAATTCAATACAATATTAAGCGGGAGGAAATCATGAAAAAAAGAAAAAACCTTCAGCGAATATTCTGGGTTATCATATTGTTGACAGTAAGCAGCCTTTATAGTCGTATAACAGGTCAAAGTGCACAACAACCCGAAATGGAACAGGAAGTTGAATACAGTATGAATAGCCGGGAGCAATGTCAGAGCTCCAATGTCGGAGAACCTCTTGATGCAATAGATGATGAGAACGAGGTTGGTAGTGGATTGACAAATGATTTTACCTTTACAGGAATGAATTATATAGGAGAAGTATTTGTAGCTCCACCCAACACTAAACCCAAAAGTGGAAACTGTGGTGGAGGAAATAATGGAGCCGGTATAGGAACTGGGACGGCCCCTGTGGGTGGAGGAAGTGGCCCGGGGCCGGAACTCGATCCAAAAAAGAAGCTAATTGCCGTCAAACGAACAGATTGCGATGGGATCAACACAGCAAATAAAGTGACCTCAAATGAACTAGTGCAAAAGAAAATACAGGAGATTAAAAATAAGTCTTTGGAATACGGGACAGCGATTATGTTTAGTGATCCGGGGAGTATAAATACGGTAACATTAGGAACTACCAATTCCGGATCAGAGAACAATGTAAAGATCTCTCCGGCATGGGATCAAAATAGAGGGTATCACACAGGCTATATACATAACCACCCCTCAGGATCTGCTCCAAGTCCAGCAGATGTGCTTGGTCCTATACACAACCTGAACGATATGATGACTCAGGCAAACATTAGTGAATCACAAATGCGTCATTATATCGAAAATTTTAGCTCTATTGTAGTTAGTGGTGATAATGTATATACCATCACTATAAAAGATGTCTACCACTATGCACAAATGAAACAGGTTTTTACGCCACAAAGGGCTAGTATTGAGAAAAGAAGTTATGAGATTATGGCAAAAGAATATCTGAAAAATAATAAAATAGAATCACCCACTCCTGAACAGCTTCAGGAAGCCGGAGAGTTTGCCCTACTCAGACTCTTTGATCAAATGATTCATCTGAACAAACAGAAAATCGGAGAACAGGTTAAAAATCAATCAATTAAGCGGGACGGAAAAAAAGTTAAAAAAAGTGGATGTTAATTAAAAACCAAATACGATGAAAATACAAATTATATTAATAGTGCTAACCCTTATGGGTTTTCAGTCAATCGGAGCTCAACAGCTATCAGAGCATGTCAGTAATCCCTACATAAGTCAATCCAATCGAATCACAAATGTAGATGAATTAAACATCATCCAGAATAGAGTATTTAGAGAACATTTTGGCACAAATAATCCTTATCCCAAGGAAGAGTTAGGTGAAAATGAAACATATTATCGAATCCAATACAAAAACAAAGAAGGTTATATATCTTTAATGTACTCAAAAGGAGATGGGGAGCAAACACGCAGTATAGAAGATATTACAGAATCTTATTTAAAAGGGCTGCTAAGTGGCTATGTTTATGAAGATTTTATCAAAGGTTATGTCAAGCAACAGAATCTTCATGGAGGATTTTACTTCAATCCTGAAAATTTCGGCACAGAGATTTTCATATATTCCAAGCCCAGAGAAGACTTTGTATGGGCATCAATAGATATAAACCTAAATGCGGCGGATCGGGAGGCTCTTGCAAGAGACTTTATC
Proteins encoded in this region:
- a CDS encoding M13 family metallopeptidase, encoding MKKYVAMAVLLMGTGSTFAQSAKAINPDFMDKSVRPQDDFYSYVNGNWMKTVKIPADKARWGSFEELRENTDEATLKILKESLTQKFEKGSDGQKIADLYRSYVDFDTRNAKGIEPIKPYLAKIDAIKNFNDLYKYLLEVAPEGGNPFFGASVYAHMKNSSMNAIYLGAANLGLGRSYYQKVDEKNKQTLADYSEYISALNTAVGQRTKDLKGPKVVAFEKEIASRLKTIEESRDAQKRYNPVAVKDLNKMVKNIDIAKYISELGFKADTVIISELKYYQELDQILKPENLAQIKEVLRFHVMNNAAGLLTADLDQLSFNFWGKKLNGQQEQRALDKRGLAFVNARVGDLLGKVYVKDNFPPQAKTAAEEMVQYLLKSFEVHIKNLTWMSPATKEKALEKLSKFNVKIGYPNKWKDYSKLSIGTSLFENASHVNKWAFEENRAKQGKPVDKSEWSMTPQTVNAYYSPLFNEIVFPAAILQPPFYDYRADAAINFGGIGAVIGHELSHGFDDSGAQYDGNGNLNNWWTAEDKEKFDASADALVKQFEAFEPVPGVFVNGRFTLGENIGDLGGASVAFDALKMYLKDKGNPGLIDGFTQEQRFFLSWATIWRTKTTDQYVVNQVKTDPHSPAQYRAFAPIVNMDGFHEAFQTKEGDKMYVPQQNRIVIW
- a CDS encoding oxygenase MpaB family protein, which encodes MQKTPQRYRVNTSSFQHYWTKGAGIALLHKLGYTPALEKADQYIPLLFQTDESCDYLVKQLHKHEGFKNGNEEVLRFLKEGQHYSGTYAPVLKSFFDSFKRRPDWVNEDLLNVGTELSRRPGISALIVLRDYCLMGGYESSAINKPLIYTGALKKGAVKRLTDTVTFWVNITRAGAFDADGEGFQNVILTRIIHSFSRVNILRSTDWNADKWGQPVNTWDLLATNLGFSLVFIVGLRRMGYAPTAHEVKGLFHFWKYVGYLIGIPTNLLPDTEEQAIEALYYWTMTQADGDEDSKALAMALKEEPVKAFFPPSRTGRMMMKEIHLYYNNFLLGNYSCRLLGLRNTVFGKIAYLNILKNEREEKKIYLPGYREQMIRKGGEEQDKVKQIYLKYNNG
- a CDS encoding helix-turn-helix domain-containing protein, with product MEVIQKNKNADGENFATAHQFKNNSVDVCEVCGSVKHTVFQNFLSIVPLEMIKSCQRNTPFHSTRKGFYSMILITKGRAKETIGYQTYTFEAGTLYFIPENTLHKIQHWSADIEGYHCSFDSEYFLLCLKNQIKLMEYPFFIPDNDPFVCLEEKEMAQLIPLFDKLKQEYTNRQNYNDDLLTRLYLNALLLEVGRMYIQLSAETITHSRQEQLVSKFKRLVHAHFLTCRQVSDYADLLFVHPHYLNDMVRAITGQSASNFIYQHLLAEAKSHLVQSDDTIAQIATRLRFSDQSYFGRFFRKHTGMTPAQFRQQYTQAI
- a CDS encoding YgjP-like metallopeptidase domain-containing protein, which gives rise to MKIEIDGIWYEWVPSVRDTFKVLEQDGTFVRLQVPAYADEAFVKSYIRTHRAVLLKDLKSNATDTIEPIEIFGIPHFVHHQENCTQPYIKGFRIYLNTNDRQWNDRSINSLKKTLLLQLIIQLVGHWEEQLDLLAGEIVIRKLRSNWYNTDKQNCNLTFDTALTDQPADYITYIVIRALLSLQINSKKEQEHQLDHLLQGWQEKEEALAYERTKFRDKDYDQQ